In Methanobacterium paludis, the following proteins share a genomic window:
- a CDS encoding ATP-binding protein, producing the protein MPKFKVSSSGDNTNFVSTASYRKLSKKFQSLKIDKGRIIHVLGAPGTGKSTNIHRALGELNLNVFEFEFELSNDSMSSKEVFCEFLKSLEEQLGVNSKEESYKRLLDFDVVLFADKFHDIHYIEHGKVGFSMWTDTVGWRAAHFYILCIAEYIRHRRNFQDMNLVFQTAWRTYFRGKKYDIFTDLGVLSRIIRGFLKLLFEVVEISYSEEETIEIVKNHVDASEADIKDLIKKYGRKPRFICQELENN; encoded by the coding sequence ATGCCTAAATTCAAGGTTAGTTCGAGTGGGGACAATACAAACTTTGTGAGCACGGCTTCCTACAGAAAGCTTTCTAAAAAATTTCAAAGCTTAAAAATAGATAAGGGAAGAATAATCCATGTTTTAGGGGCTCCTGGAACCGGTAAATCAACCAATATTCACAGGGCCCTGGGTGAGTTAAACCTTAACGTGTTTGAATTCGAGTTTGAGCTTTCAAATGATTCAATGAGCTCAAAAGAGGTTTTTTGTGAATTTTTAAAATCACTTGAAGAACAACTGGGTGTAAATTCAAAAGAGGAAAGTTATAAACGTCTCTTGGACTTTGATGTTGTACTCTTTGCAGATAAGTTTCATGATATTCATTATATTGAACATGGTAAGGTGGGCTTCAGCATGTGGACAGACACTGTTGGATGGCGAGCTGCCCATTTTTATATTCTGTGCATTGCAGAGTACATAAGACACCGCAGGAACTTTCAGGACATGAACCTTGTATTCCAGACAGCCTGGAGAACTTATTTCAGGGGTAAGAAGTACGATATCTTTACTGATCTGGGTGTTTTATCCCGAATTATTAGGGGATTTCTTAAGTTACTCTTTGAAGTGGTTGAGATTTCATATTCTGAGGAAGAAACAATAGAAATTGTTAAAAACCATGTTGATGCCAGCGAAGCTGATATTAAAGATCTCATAAAAAAGTACGGACGTAAACCTCGTTTTATCTGCCAGGAATTGGAGAATAATTAA